Part of the Oscillatoria sp. FACHB-1407 genome, CGGCTTTCGGTCTGCCAGGTTGGAGTCTCACCCGGAGCGGCATGGGGTGCAAAGATGTAATCAAAGCGGTGGGGAAACAGTTCCAGAAATGTATCATTCCATTCCTGGATGTAGCGGAAATAGGTTGTCGATTGAGCAATAGTCATACTGGCTCCATATCAATGGAACCGGCTCAGATACGCTTGTTTAGACTCGTTCAAATCCCGATCGCTTGCAGCAGTAGCCAAGTTAGCTTAATTGCCGTGACTCCGGCTATCAATTAAGTCACAGGGCTGTCTGACAAATCTTTTATGCTTGGCGAATGAAATCGCAGCTATGGAAGCAAAACCCGCCGACGCGAGTTACAAAAAACCTTAATGTATCAAGTTCGTGCAGGCAGACTTTGATCGGATAGGCGCGAAGTCAATTTGTCAGCCACAGCACGGAATATCAAGGGCTTCAGAACTTTTGTCAGCCAACCAGTTAAGACGGCTGTATTTCATGAAGACTGGCTAGAACTGCTAAGATGCAGATACAAAGACTTAGTCGAGAAATTGCCGTTTCTCAACTAGGCTCAGGGAATCGGGATGATTGAGACTTTGGCGAGGCTCTGTCCTGGTTCCCTAATTACTGCAAATCAATAACATCTGGCGGTTTTGGTAGAACGATTCTAGACAATGACTTTGTGGAAGCCATTGCAGCATGAGTCTTAGACCTCCAAGGCGTGAGAGTGAGTGTTGTCTATCTTCCTTAGAACAAAGGAACTAAAGGAGATGCGATCTATTAAACACCTAAAATTCTTCTATGAAATAGGCTCAAAATAGTTCTGTGTGGGCTTTACGCCGGAGTGATAGAACAGCGATACGCCGGAGTGATAGGGTCAGCGATACGCCGGAGTGATAGAACAAGAATTAATATCCCCTGGAGTGATAGAGCAAATTGTACGCCGGAGTGATAGAACAATTACTCTAGCCTTTTTTACAGGTAGATCCTGAAGAATCAGACTTCAAAACAGTACGTTGGAGTGATAGAGCAAATTGTACGCCGGAGTGATAGAACAGTTTCGGTTCATACGCCGGAGTGATAGAAGCACTTATACGCCGGAGTGATAGAACTGGAGTTGAAAAACGTACGTTGGAGTGATAGAAGCTTGAAACTAGATCTGGTGTGGATGGGATCGAAACTCGATATATCTAGTAGAATTCCTCCATGCCTACCTCTACACTCCTATGAATCTGAGTAAAAAAGATCAAACGTTTCCAGTCGATGGTCAGCTATTAATGGTGCTGCCCAGGGCTGCTGCTTCGGTGAATAACCCCGACGTTCGCCTGCCAATTTTGCGCTCGGATGGAGATGGGTACTACCTGGAAATGCGAGTTGAGGCAGATAAGAGCGATGCGGGTGAGGTCGCTGTGACGCGGCGAGTTCCCCTTGAAGATTTGACAACGGATGAATGGGAAGAACTGAAACGGCAGTATGACAGCCTTGATCTGGAGGCATTAGTTGATCAAGGGATCAGTAAGGGGCTGGAGAAGATCCAAGACCGCAAGATTCAACGTCTATTTATGGCGTTGCTGACGTTCCTTAATCCCCGTCAGGTTGGGATTGTGCTGTACTTGTACAAACTAGCCGCTGAGCAAAATAATGGTCCAGTCGTAACCTTTCGCTCTAATGACTTATTAGAAAGTTTAGGCTATTCCCGTACTAAGGGAGGGAGTTTCCACGCTAAGGTGCGATCGCAACTGAATCGTGATCTAGTTGCTCTTCATCGAGTTGAGTTGGTGTTAGCCAAATCGCTTAGAGAAGGTAATAAGATTGGAGCAGAGGTCATTATCAAAAGTATTTTGCGAATTAAAAGCTACAAAATTGAGAACCTCTCAAGAGACTTCGACCTTGTGAAAGCAGCAGACTACACCTACGAACTAGCTGACTCCTACACAGTGTCTTTAGAGTTCTTTGAGGGACCCAGCCGCACAGGAGATTATGTGTTGTTTGCTGGAGATCTAGATATCACCCAAAAATTAGGCAGCAATGCTAAAAATGACTACAAAACCAAGCTTCTGCTTTATCTGGCAAGCCGTTTGAAGTGGGACTCTCCTCAAGATGGGCAATACTTAGCAATCTCTAAGCAATATCTGTTTAAAAACCTTGACCTTCTGGGGAGTAATTCCTCTCGCAATAATCAAATCTTTTGGCGCACAGTTGAGGAATTGCAGCAGGAGGGATACATTCTTGGGGCGCAAGAACTACCCGGTAAACGAAAAACCCCTAGCATTCAGTTTCAAATCAACCCTGAACGATTGCGATCGAATATCCATTTGTGATGTCAGGACTTTTGCTAATTAATATCAATTTGGCTTAAGGATCTAGCGAATGAATTCGCAGCTATAGGAGCAAAATTGCCGACGCGGGTTACAGAGAACCTCAATGCATCGAGTCTGAGAGATGGACTTCGATCAGATAGGCGCGAAATTATTTAATTCACGTTCCTTGACATAAAGCAACCGAGGGGTTGATTAGGACGGGGTGTAGAGGTGGAACCCTTGGCTGGGGGGCAACCCCCACACCCCTATATTAACTGTCGCGACAGTCGCTATATATAAGTGAACCCTTCATCGGCTAAAGCTTTAAGCAATAGAGCGGTTAAGCCAGTCCTCAAAACGGGTCGAACCAATGTGCGAGTTGCCCTGAGGAACGAGAGATTGCTCGTCTAATGTCGCTCCAAAGTAACGGGCGTGGCTCTCTGCAATTACCTGACGGGTGTCGTGATTTGCACTTAAGAAGCAACTAATGAGTGCATCGAAACGCAGCCGATCGGGACCTGCTAGCTCAACAATGCCGTTTACGGGTTCTCCAAGTGCAATATCAACCAGCGCATCAGCAACATCATCTGATAACACGGGCTGTATCAAGGCCGTGGGCAAGCGAACTGTTTGCCCATCAGTAGCTGACTGGGCGATCGCCCCAATGAACTCGAAGAACTGGGTAGCTCGGAGGATCGTATAGGGTATCCCTCCCGACTTGATCAGGTTCTCCTGAGCGACTTTTGCCCGCATATAGCCACTATCGGGGAGGCGATCGGCTCCAACAATCGACAGTGCGATGTGATGACCCACACCCGCGATCGCCCCTGCTGCCAGCAGATTCTTGGATGACTGCTCAAAGAACTCTAGCACGGCTGAATCCTCGAAGGAGGGTGAATTTGTCACATCGACCACAACTTGAGCACCCATCAGCACCTCATCCAGTCCTTCTCCTGTAACAGCATTGATACCCGAAGAGGGAGATGCGGCTATTGCCTCATGTTTGCGCTCACGCAATCGGCTCACGAGTTTTTTGCCGATTAGCCCATTGCCACCGATGACAACAATTTTCACGACAGAGCCTCCCATAATTCAGGGCAAACTGAATTAATCTGATTGCAGATGTTTCTTCAGTTCAGCAGCTGCCTGGACGAATAGAGAACGGGTTTCCGGAAGATTTGCTAAACCGTTGAGCAGTCCAAAGTCATGAATCATACCGTTGTAACGCACGGTTGTCACGGCGACTCCGGCTTCATCCAGCTTGCGTCCATAGGCTTCGCCTTCATCATGTAAAATATCATTTTCTGCAATTTGAATTAACGCTGGCGGTAAACCTTTTAACTGCTCAACCGTTGCCTGTAAAGGAGAAGCATAAATATCTTTGCGCTTTTCTGGATCAGCAATGTACATGTCATACATCCACTTCATCGTTGGCGTGGTCAAGAAACGCTGATCACCAAATTGATGATAAGAATTTGTTTCAAAATTTGCGTCTACGATTGGCCACATCAGAATTTGCAGCTTAATGTGTGGTCCCCCGTTCGCTTTTGCCATCAACGTGGTGACAGCCGTCATATTTCCGCCGACGCTATTACCAACAACAGCTAGGTTTTTGCCATTCACCCCAATCTCTTCACCATGTTCAGCAACCCATTTAGTTGCCGCGTAAATCTCATTGATCGCTTGTGGATACTGAGCATCTGGAGTGCGCGTGTAGTTAACAAAGACGGCTGCAAACCCTGAAAGTACGACGAGATCGCGAACCATGCGCTGGTGTGTTGGGTAATCTCCCAGCACCCAACCACCGCCATGAATGAAGATGAAAACAGGAAGGATGCCTTTGACTCCTTCGGGTCGCACAATATTGAGTGTAATCGGATAACCGTCAGCGGTAATGGTTTTCTCTGACTCTTCAATGCCTGAAAGGTCTACTGGAACAGAAGCCTGGGCATCTACCAGGACTTGACGAGCTTCAAGTGGCGTGAGTTTTTCTAGAGCCACACCGGCGGCATTTAGCTCCTTCAAAAAAGCCTTCGTTTCTTTGGAAAGACGCGGATCAGTCGCAACGTCCAAAATTCCCACGGATGGTGAGTTTAATTGAGCAACCATGATGTTCTCCTTGTGTTGATGGTGGTCATTAATCTGTTGGAGTAGCGAAGCTGTTTGACGTAATAGTTTTGGTTGATGTGCAATGACTGTGGAATTACAATGACGAGACATTGTGTTCCAGGTGAAGTTAGTTTTTACTGAGGGTTGATGTAGTGTTCTTGCTTTAATGTAAGGAATTCAATCAAACTTGTAGTCCACTTGTGGTCTTTAGTTTAAGCAATCGATTGATCACTCATGGGGTGATCTAAAGTACGGGTTTGCTTCAAACTTAAGTTTGAAATGAATGCTTGATTCGTTATCTATAGCGGTACCCGCTTGGATGAAGTATGGGGTGTGGGAGGGGAACTCTATAACAAAGGAGATCAGGCGGTTTCCCTGGCTGGTAATAAATTCCCATATCCACATCTGACTGTAAGGTATGGTTGCCTCTTGCCCTTGAACCACCCAACGCGGTTGCTTTGCAGTTGCGCTTCGCACTAAACACCACAATCCCTTCAACGAACCCCTGCTTGGGAGCGAAGCCCCCAAACCCCCCATATTGCAAAACTTTGTGTTCGCAACACTAGTAGGTATGAGGTGGGTTTCTCAGGCACTATGAGGAATAAGGTAGCATCATCAATAGAACCAAGAATGACAGTGCTACCTCTACAGCGTTTTACAACAGGGAGCACGTCCAACTCCGCTCTCTTGATATTGATCATGCAGCAAACTGAAGCACTTCAAGGAGTCATTGAACGCATTACCTTCCACTCAGAGGAATCCGGCTACACGGTGGCACGGCTCAAAGCTCCTCGTACCAGTGAACTCATTACCATTGTTGGTAACTTTGCCAACGTTCAGGCAGGGCAAACGCTGCAAATGCAGGGAACTTGGCGGGAGCATCCCCAATATGGGCAGCAGTTTCAGGTCACCCAATATCGGGAAACCAAACCGGCTACGCTTACTGGCATTGAGAAGTATTTAGGGAGCGGGCTAATCAAAGGCGTTGGTCCGGTCACAGCTAAACGAATTGTGGCTCATTTTGGACTAGAAACCCTCGATATCATTGAAAACCAAATTGAGCGGCTGGTCGAAGTTCCTGGTATTGCTCAAAAGCGGGTCAAGATGATCCAGACCACCTGGCAGACGCAAAAGGCAATCAAAGAGGTCATGCTGTTTCTGCAAGGGCATGGTGTTTCCACAACCTATGCTGTCAAGATCTACAAGCAATACGGTGACGAGTCGATTGAGGTTGTGACAGCCAATCCCTATCGCCTTGCT contains:
- a CDS encoding SDR family oxidoreductase; its protein translation is MKIVVIGGNGLIGKKLVSRLRERKHEAIAASPSSGINAVTGEGLDEVLMGAQVVVDVTNSPSFEDSAVLEFFEQSSKNLLAAGAIAGVGHHIALSIVGADRLPDSGYMRAKVAQENLIKSGGIPYTILRATQFFEFIGAIAQSATDGQTVRLPTALIQPVLSDDVADALVDIALGEPVNGIVELAGPDRLRFDALISCFLSANHDTRQVIAESHARYFGATLDEQSLVPQGNSHIGSTRFEDWLNRSIA
- a CDS encoding alpha/beta hydrolase, with protein sequence MVAQLNSPSVGILDVATDPRLSKETKAFLKELNAAGVALEKLTPLEARQVLVDAQASVPVDLSGIEESEKTITADGYPITLNIVRPEGVKGILPVFIFIHGGGWVLGDYPTHQRMVRDLVVLSGFAAVFVNYTRTPDAQYPQAINEIYAATKWVAEHGEEIGVNGKNLAVVGNSVGGNMTAVTTLMAKANGGPHIKLQILMWPIVDANFETNSYHQFGDQRFLTTPTMKWMYDMYIADPEKRKDIYASPLQATVEQLKGLPPALIQIAENDILHDEGEAYGRKLDEAGVAVTTVRYNGMIHDFGLLNGLANLPETRSLFVQAAAELKKHLQSD
- a CDS encoding nucleotidyltransferase domain-containing protein: MVFSAKRNCKATALGGSRARGNHTLQSDVDMGIYYQPGKPPDLLCYRVPLPHPILHPSGYRYR